The Spirosoma sp. SC4-14 DNA window CGTTTAAACTGAGACAGTATGGCGCTTAGGATGTTGAAATCTGTTCCAACATCCTTTAGGATTGTATTGGTTGAAAAGTCGCCGTATTGATCAATTGGCAAACGGCAAATCCATTCTAAAATATCGTCTTTTAGTAGGTTTGAAATAGGTCTGGGTGTATATTCGTCACTCATAAGAAGAGAAGCTATGTTTAGGTATGATTATGAATACGGAGATGAACATTATAATTTCTCTGTGAACCTTTTGCAGTTCTCTCAGCGACTATTGACTGACCCCAAGGGATCAGACGAGTCGGCAGATAAAATGACTGCTTGGCTAGGCAGGAATCTAAAAAAGCCCTGTCGTCCGGCTGATCTGGACACATTGGTCTGGTATCGTGCTCTTGAGATGTTACACAGTAGTAATCGCCTGAATTAAAGCGATTCTCAATTTATACTTATAAGCCTTGCAGGTGCTTCCTGTGAGGCTTTTTTGTTTAAATGCTCGTTAATAGCCGTTTAAATACACCCCTAATCTTCGTGTTTGGAAATAGGTGTGCAATTAGGTGTGTATATCATACCGGAAAAAGTCAATAACAAGGAAATTGCTCTAAGTGTCCGCCTAATCTTCGTATTTGGTTTTTCTAAGTACCTAAAATGTCCGCCTAATCTTCGTATTTGGAATTAGGCGGACATTTGGGCGGACAATTAGGCGGACATGCTATGTAAGAAAAGTTCAATTGTTACACTCGCTTTATTTTTCTTGTAAACAAGTTGTAATATATTCAATATAGATTGCTCATATAGTTAGCAATCAGATTTAATGCTGCTATTATTAGCCTTTGTTCTGTTCTCTTCTTTCATACAAATCAACAAGTTTCTTTAAAGCTTCTATAGTCTCTTCTTTATCTTTTAGTCTGGCTTCTAACTCAAGAATCTTCCTCTGTTGTGATTGCGTAGACCTGTTACCCTTGTCATCTGATTGGCTCTTTTTAATTGAGTTCATGCTTTCACTGAACTCTTGTAAGTCATTATAAAAATAAGTTACAGGTTCTTTTGTTGCTTCCGATAGGTCTAATATGAAAGAGAACTTAATCTCTTTGGCGTTTAGCCGACTGTTAAGAGCTTGAGGGGTAATATTTAATTTTTCGGCCAATTCAGTAAGGCTAATTCCCGAATGCTCTAGTTTCTTTCTCAATTCACTCCCTGTCATAAAGGATATTTTTAAAATTTCTTTAAAGACTATTGTTTATTATAAAGAGTTTTGTTTAATTTGATTCGTCGTCAGTTGACACCAAAGGAAATGGACACGATAGAAGAAATCAAGCAGCACTTAGAATACGGTGATTGGAGGAAGGTGGGTAAAATGGTGGGGGTTTCACGGAAATATGCAATAAAGATTGCTAGCCGACCAACGTCTAAGCTCTATTCGCAGGTATTTGACGCTGCTAAAAAAATTGCTCAAGCAAATGCCGGTCTTGGTATATGAAACTTATCAGCGACATATCGTATATAGCCCTAAGTGATTTAGTGGAACTCTGTGGTATTGAGTCGGATACTATTGAGCGAGGCTATCGCAGAGGTTCTAAGCAATGGCAATCTATCGCTGATCCAGATGATCGGCGTAAACGTTTGATTCGCTATGATACGATGGCTGATAGATATAAAGGTATCGTTCGGCGAGTGCTTTGTAATGGCTTTGAACCCGGTGAAATTCCTGCTCAGACAGAAGGTCAACTTTTGAGTGAACGGTCATTGCCGGAACGCTTACAATTGGTCTGTATAGAGGGTTATAAGCAGTATATCGGCTTGTATCCAGTCGAGTTATCCGATGCTAAACACCGCCAAAAAACACAAATAGCCTTAGCCAGAGCAGCGGCCATTGTGGAAACAATTGGCCGGTATGTCATTGAAACCGGGCAGGACTGGCGGGATTACACCCCCTATGAGCAGGCTATCGAGTGGCTTACCCCCGATTATGATCAATATTTTCCGATTGGTCATCAATACTTACCAATGGAGGTGAAGAACCTTAAAGAACGGGTGTTGATGCGCTACATTGGCAAGAAGGAAAAAGGGCAGGAACGGGAACAGGTTCCCATGCCGATTACCGAAGTCATTCGATTACCCCGGCAAGGCAACCAAAACCGCGATTTGTACTCTGACGATCAGGAATTGTTGTCTTGGGTCGTGCAGGCCCGGATGAGTGGACAGAATTATACCGATGCGCACGTTGCCCGAAAGGTTCAGCAAGTCTGTCAGTTAACGGGTAAGCCGGTTCCTAGTGATCGCTGGGTAACCAAGCTGCTTCAATCGCCTAAAATACGGCAGTTAACGACCGGGCGTTGGGGCAACGAAGGCGGTCGGGCGGCTGTCTATCAGCACTACCACTCGTTTAAACGGGCAATGTATGCCGGTGACTGCTGGCAGGTCGATGCGACCCGAATCAACTTTGTCGAACACAAGGCATTCGACGGTAAAGGAACCCAATTCCTGTTCATCGTTGCCATTCGGGATGTATACAGCGGGGATATTGTCGGGGTTGATTTCGGGGTAACAGAAAACCGCTGGACCTATGTTAATGCCTTTAAAATGGCCGTCAATGTTACCGGGCATTTGCCGCATACACTGGTTTATGACCGCTTTCCGGGTCATCTAACCGATGAAATCCAAGCGGTTCTGAATCGAATGGAAGCCAAAGGTGTAAAAATGGTTTGTACCCATAACGCTCAGGGGAAAGCGGCTGTAGAACGTTGGTTCGATACCTTACAGACCGTGTTTTTGGCACAATCCCGCTACTACTATGGGCAGGGTATTCGCTCTACCCGACCTTCGGCCCATCGGTCAGCTACCTATCTGGATAAACTCAGAAAGGAAGCGACTAAAGAGGGCTGGGACTTTGACAAGGCATGGCAGGAAGCGTGGCGGTGCGTGGAAGTGTACCGACATACCCAGCTAAGCGAGTACTCCAAACAACACAAACGGCTTGAACTGACCCCGGCTCAACTCTACGAGCAAAGCGAAAAGCCGCACGTAATCGAGGTGCAAAGCTGGTGGGTAGCCGAATTGTTCTGGCTGGAAAAAGAGGTGACTGTCTTACGGAATCAGATCAAGTTCACGGTCGATCATCAGGAGTATGTCTACCAGATTTTCGATAAAGAATTTCTCTATCAGTATAGCGGCAAGAAAGTAGCCGTTCGCTATGACGACACGGATTTAGACCGGGTAATGCTGTTTGTGCCGGGTACGGATCAGTTCCTGCTTGATCTGGAAGAAACGAAACGGATCGCTATACACGGGCCTAATGCCGATAGTGAGGAGCTAGGACGGCGTATGGCCCAGGTGAAACGGTTTGAGGTCGA harbors:
- a CDS encoding helix-turn-helix transcriptional regulator — encoded protein: MTGSELRKKLEHSGISLTELAEKLNITPQALNSRLNAKEIKFSFILDLSEATKEPVTYFYNDLQEFSESMNSIKKSQSDDKGNRSTQSQQRKILELEARLKDKEETIEALKKLVDLYERREQNKG
- a CDS encoding Mu transposase C-terminal domain-containing protein translates to MKLISDISYIALSDLVELCGIESDTIERGYRRGSKQWQSIADPDDRRKRLIRYDTMADRYKGIVRRVLCNGFEPGEIPAQTEGQLLSERSLPERLQLVCIEGYKQYIGLYPVELSDAKHRQKTQIALARAAAIVETIGRYVIETGQDWRDYTPYEQAIEWLTPDYDQYFPIGHQYLPMEVKNLKERVLMRYIGKKEKGQEREQVPMPITEVIRLPRQGNQNRDLYSDDQELLSWVVQARMSGQNYTDAHVARKVQQVCQLTGKPVPSDRWVTKLLQSPKIRQLTTGRWGNEGGRAAVYQHYHSFKRAMYAGDCWQVDATRINFVEHKAFDGKGTQFLFIVAIRDVYSGDIVGVDFGVTENRWTYVNAFKMAVNVTGHLPHTLVYDRFPGHLTDEIQAVLNRMEAKGVKMVCTHNAQGKAAVERWFDTLQTVFLAQSRYYYGQGIRSTRPSAHRSATYLDKLRKEATKEGWDFDKAWQEAWRCVEVYRHTQLSEYSKQHKRLELTPAQLYEQSEKPHVIEVQSWWVAELFWLEKEVTVLRNQIKFTVDHQEYVYQIFDKEFLYQYSGKKVAVRYDDTDLDRVMLFVPGTDQFLLDLEETKRIAIHGPNADSEELGRRMAQVKRFEVEKEADLKGILTNTSDIDLMLGSKTDKAASIAAESAMTRVVYDSMGATMTAKLKRQAKAASKPSPTVKPIPKKVIPTALDDDPYDPNKYVRY